Proteins from a genomic interval of Niabella soli DSM 19437:
- a CDS encoding glycoside hydrolase family 43 protein — protein MKKNTLIVCCLLASLCLRAQQPYVSKVWAPDNGNGTYTNPVINADYSDPDAIRVGDDFYLIASSFDAVPGLPVLHSKDLVNWTIIGHALKRQPPFDVFDKNQHGNGVWAPAIRYHNNEFYIYYPDPDFGIYVTRAKNIMGPWSDPVLVEGGAGLIDPCPLWDDDGKAYLVHGYAGSRAGIKSVIVVKEMNAEGTKTIDAGAIVFDGHPQDPTVEGPKFYKRNGYYYIFAPAGGVATGWQLVLRSKNVYGPYERRVVMAQGKSTVNGPHQGAWVTTPTGEDWFLHFQDKGAIGRVVHLQPMHWSNDWPVIGRDIDKDGIGEPIATFKKPNVGKTYPVQTPAESDEFNDKKMGFQWQWQANPKATWSFLNPEAGVLRMYAQVLAPEAKSLWNVPAVLLQKFPGDAFTATTKIHFTPNEKVVGEKAGLTTMALSYNNIAIKKKKDGLYIVYGKCKGADKDNPEIETEIAKVSTGDVYFRLEFNRDTTCRFSYSLDGEHFKKAGDALKAVPGKWIGIKMGLFITSPTKINDSGFMDVDWFRVAK, from the coding sequence ATGAAAAAAAATACCCTGATCGTTTGTTGCCTGCTGGCATCGTTATGCTTACGTGCACAGCAACCCTATGTATCGAAAGTATGGGCGCCGGATAACGGGAATGGCACTTATACGAACCCCGTCATTAATGCGGATTATTCGGATCCTGATGCCATACGCGTGGGGGATGACTTTTATTTGATCGCCTCCAGTTTTGATGCGGTGCCGGGCCTGCCGGTATTGCATTCCAAAGACCTGGTGAACTGGACGATCATCGGGCATGCCTTAAAACGTCAGCCTCCTTTTGATGTGTTTGACAAAAATCAGCATGGTAACGGGGTATGGGCACCGGCGATCCGGTATCATAACAATGAGTTTTACATTTATTACCCCGATCCTGATTTTGGTATTTATGTAACCAGGGCGAAAAATATCATGGGCCCCTGGAGTGACCCGGTATTGGTGGAAGGGGGCGCGGGACTTATTGATCCCTGCCCGCTTTGGGATGATGATGGTAAAGCCTACCTGGTGCATGGTTATGCCGGCAGCCGCGCGGGCATCAAAAGCGTTATTGTGGTAAAGGAAATGAATGCTGAAGGAACCAAAACTATTGATGCGGGCGCCATCGTTTTTGATGGGCACCCGCAGGATCCTACAGTAGAAGGCCCCAAGTTTTATAAAAGGAATGGCTATTACTACATTTTTGCTCCTGCCGGCGGAGTGGCTACGGGCTGGCAACTGGTGTTGCGCAGTAAAAACGTGTACGGACCCTATGAGCGGCGTGTGGTGATGGCCCAGGGCAAATCAACAGTGAACGGTCCGCACCAGGGAGCCTGGGTAACCACGCCAACCGGCGAAGATTGGTTTCTGCATTTCCAGGATAAGGGCGCCATTGGCCGTGTGGTGCATTTACAGCCCATGCACTGGAGCAACGATTGGCCGGTGATTGGCAGGGATATAGATAAAGATGGTATTGGCGAGCCGATTGCCACCTTTAAAAAACCGAATGTTGGTAAAACATACCCGGTGCAAACCCCGGCAGAATCGGATGAGTTCAACGACAAAAAAATGGGATTTCAATGGCAATGGCAGGCAAATCCAAAGGCCACCTGGAGTTTCCTGAACCCGGAGGCAGGCGTATTGCGCATGTACGCGCAGGTATTGGCCCCCGAAGCCAAAAGTCTTTGGAACGTCCCGGCTGTTTTATTGCAGAAATTCCCGGGCGATGCGTTTACAGCCACCACTAAAATCCATTTTACACCTAATGAAAAAGTAGTGGGGGAAAAGGCCGGCCTTACCACAATGGCACTGAGTTATAATAACATCGCCATTAAGAAAAAAAAGGACGGGTTATATATTGTATATGGAAAATGTAAGGGAGCTGATAAAGATAATCCCGAAATAGAAACAGAAATTGCCAAAGTAAGCACCGGGGACGTTTATTTCCGGCTGGAATTTAACCGGGATACCACCTGTCGGTTCAGCTATAGCCTGGATGGCGAGCACTTCAAAAAAGCGGGCGACGCCCTGAAGGCGGTTCCCGGCAAATGGATCGGGATCAAGATGGGATTATTCATAACCAGCCCCACAAAAATAAATGACAGCGGCTTTATGGATGTGGATTGGTTCCGGGTAGCGAAATAG
- a CDS encoding pectinesterase family protein: protein MFRKLLLIIIGLLITAISFASKPDFTVAADGSGDFKTVQEAINAIPDLRRTQTVVYIKNGVYKEKLTLPPNKINVKFMGEDVAKVILTFDDYASKKNRFGEEIGTSGSASFFIYADNFTAEQITFQNSAGPVGQAVAVRVASDRVRFINCKFLGFQDTLYTYGNGAASRQYYRDCYIEGTTDFIFGAATAVFDRCRIYGKKGGQYLTAASTPDTSKYGYVFIGCDISGDAGKASYYLGRPWKPSARTVFIGCHLSDIIKPEGWHNWGKPDAEQTTFYAEYNNRGAGANTAKRVQWAHQLTEAAATAYQVQNILGGWVVGD from the coding sequence ATGTTTCGAAAATTACTGTTGATTATTATTGGCTTGTTGATTACCGCCATCAGTTTTGCGTCGAAGCCTGATTTTACAGTGGCCGCGGATGGCAGCGGTGATTTTAAAACCGTGCAGGAGGCAATCAACGCCATCCCTGATCTCAGAAGAACGCAAACAGTTGTATACATTAAAAATGGGGTGTATAAAGAAAAACTTACACTGCCCCCTAATAAAATAAATGTAAAGTTTATGGGCGAGGATGTAGCAAAAGTGATCCTGACCTTTGACGATTATGCCAGCAAGAAGAACCGGTTTGGTGAAGAGATCGGCACCAGTGGTTCGGCATCGTTTTTTATTTATGCGGATAATTTTACGGCGGAGCAGATCACCTTTCAAAATAGCGCAGGCCCGGTAGGGCAGGCAGTTGCGGTGCGGGTGGCGTCTGACAGGGTCCGCTTCATCAACTGCAAATTCCTCGGTTTCCAGGATACATTATATACTTATGGTAATGGAGCGGCAAGCCGGCAATACTATAGAGATTGCTATATAGAAGGAACGACCGATTTTATTTTTGGCGCCGCCACGGCCGTGTTTGACCGCTGCCGGATCTATGGTAAAAAAGGCGGGCAGTATCTTACCGCTGCCAGCACGCCGGATACGTCGAAGTACGGTTATGTGTTTATCGGGTGCGATATTTCCGGTGACGCAGGGAAGGCGTCCTACTACCTGGGCCGCCCCTGGAAACCCTCGGCCCGTACGGTTTTTATAGGGTGCCATCTATCGGATATCATAAAACCGGAAGGTTGGCATAACTGGGGTAAACCGGATGCGGAGCAAACCACGTTCTATGCGGAATATAATAACCGCGGCGCCGGAGCCAACACAGCTAAACGGGTGCAATGGGCGCACCAGCTTACGGAAGCAGCCGCAACGGCTTACCAGGTACAAAATATTTTAGGTGGGTGGGTCGTGGGAGATTAA